A stretch of DNA from Candidatus Aminicenantes bacterium:
CGGGCCGCGATCAACGCTCCGACGACCCAGCCGACGTTGTCGGTATGGTGGACGCCCGGCTTGAGCCCCGACTTCCTGCTGGCCTGCGCGGAAGGCGTCAAGACCGGCGTCGGCTTTCCGGCCTGGTTCAACACCGAGGTCTATCTCAAGCACGAGCTGGGCCGCAATCCCCAGCTCGGCCTGGGGTTTATCCGCAAATACGCGGCCATGGGCGGCTGCACCGAGCCCGTCCTCGAAGGATGCAGCTACGGCGTCGTTCAGCCGGGCTTCATCAACCACGTCAAGCTCCTGGAGCTGGCCTTGAACGGCGGCCGCGATCCGCGCACCGGGATCGTCCTGGAAGAGCGGCCGGTGCCCGAGGATCTGGCCTCGCTCGAGGCCGAGTACAAGCGCTTCCTGGCGCTGGCCATCCGCCGCTGGCAGGAGTATTGGAACGTGGTCATGGAAGCCCACGCCCGGACCGTGCCTTTGATCTTCTGCTCGGCCGCCGTGCGCGACTGCATCGAGCGCGGCCGCTCCATGGACCGCGGCGGCGCCTTGAACATCGCGACGCCGACGACCCTCAGCTCCGGTCTGGTCAACGTCGTCAACGCCCTGGCCGCGGCGAATGTCGTGTGCGGCGACGGCGGCATGCCGCTGGCCGGACTGCGGGCCGCTCTGGCCGCGGACTGGAAGGGGCACGAGCTCCTGCGGCGCAAGGTGCTCGACGCCCCCAAGTGGGGCAACGACGAGCCGGCCGCGGACGCGATCATGCGCGGGCTGTGGGATTTCTACTGCGACACGGTCGAAGCCGGGCCGAACTATCTCGGCGCCCATTACGACCCAAGCATGCTGGCCATCTCGACCATGACCCCGTTCGGTAAGGCCTGCGGGGCGACCCCCGACGGCCGAGTCGCCGGAGAGCCCGTAGCCGACGGCGTGACCTCGCCGCATCCCGGGACCGACCGCCGCGGCCCGGCGGCCGTTCTCCGCTCGGCCCAAAAAGTGGACCACAGCCGCATCCGCGGCGGCCTGCTGAACCTGAAGTTCCACCCGTCGGCCCTGCGCGGCACGGACGGGTCGCTGAAGCTCCTCCAGCTTATACGCACCCTGTTCGAGACGCAGACGGCCTTCCAGGTCCAGTTCAACGTCGTGGACGGCCGCATGCTGTGCGACGCCCAAGCCCATCCCGAGGCCTACCGCGACCTGATCGTCCGGGTGGCCGGCTTCAGCGCCTTCTTCGTCGAGCTCCAGAAATCCGTCCAAGACCAGGTCATCGAGCGGACGGAGCACGCTTTATGACGGCGATTTCCGCGCCGGTCTTCGACATCCAGACTCTAGCCACGCGCGACGGACACGGCCTGCGCACGCTCGTCTTCCTGCAGGGTTGCCCCTTGCGCTGCACCTGGTGCTCCAATCCCGAAGGCCAGGCGGATCGGCCGCAGCTTCGCTGGCGGAGGGCGGTGTGCACGGGGGACATGGCTTGCCTGGCCGCTTGCCGACACGGCGCTGTCCACATTGTCCGCGTAGGAGACGCGAAGAACGCCATCCCCGTCTTCGACCGCGACCTGTGCGCGCAGTGCGACGATCACGCCTGCGTCGGGCAGTGTCCCGCCGGAGCGCTGGTCCTGGCGGACCGGCGGATGGCGGCCGACGAGCTTTGCGCGGAGCTGATGAAGGACATCCGCCTCTTCTGGAAC
This window harbors:
- a CDS encoding formate acetyltransferase, translated to RAAINAPTTQPTLSVWWTPGLSPDFLLACAEGVKTGVGFPAWFNTEVYLKHELGRNPQLGLGFIRKYAAMGGCTEPVLEGCSYGVVQPGFINHVKLLELALNGGRDPRTGIVLEERPVPEDLASLEAEYKRFLALAIRRWQEYWNVVMEAHARTVPLIFCSAAVRDCIERGRSMDRGGALNIATPTTLSSGLVNVVNALAAANVVCGDGGMPLAGLRAALAADWKGHELLRRKVLDAPKWGNDEPAADAIMRGLWDFYCDTVEAGPNYLGAHYDPSMLAISTMTPFGKACGATPDGRVAGEPVADGVTSPHPGTDRRGPAAVLRSAQKVDHSRIRGGLLNLKFHPSALRGTDGSLKLLQLIRTLFETQTAFQVQFNVVDGRMLCDAQAHPEAYRDLIVRVAGFSAFFVELQKSVQDQVIERTEHAL